The region GCACCGCCTCGCGCACGCGCCCGAGAAAAGGCGTGACCCCGATCCCGCCGGCAATCCACAGTTCAGGCCGCGAGGGTGCATCCGGAAAAAAGTCACCGTAGGGACCTTCTACCCAGAGCCGTGTGCCCTCGGGAATACTGAGCATGGCGTGACTGGCATCCCCCAAGTCCTTGATCGCCACCCGCAGATCCGGCTCATCAGGGGCCGAGGAAAGGGTGTAGGGATGTTCCTCCCGATGCCCTGCCTGGCCGACCCGGTCCGGCGTCAGATAGACAAACTGCCCGGCGCGATAACACAGGCGCTGACGCTCGGGAGCCAGCGTCAGTTCCACCACATCCCGGGCCGGATGAGCGACCCTTGTCACCCGGTAGGGACTCCGACCGCGCCAACGCGCATACAGCCACCGGTAGCTCAATGCGGAAAGCGCGAGCAGGGCCAGTGTCGTCCATACTCCCCAGGCCAGCCATCCGGGCAAGGTCCGGCTTAACAGGCCGGTGTGCAACAGCGCCAGGATAACCGTGACCCCGCTCAGGCGATGCAGCCACTTCCAGCGCTGGTACTCCGGCTCACCAAAAAAGCCGAAACTGGGCGCCATGAACGCCATCAGGGCCAGCAGCGCCACCCACCCCCACACCGAGGCGGGCTGCGTGGAAAACAGCGTGCCGATCGCCGCGTCCAGGGACGTCCCCGCCGCGGCAAACGCCAGTAGCAGTGGATGGGCCAGCAACAGCAGAAACGCGATGGCACCCAGGCGGTGGTGCAACTGCCACAGTTTGGTCAAGCCGCCAAAGGGGCGATCGAACCCGGGGACCCGACAACACAGAGCCGCCGCCATCAGCAACATGGACAACCCCCAAATACCGGTCACGCGCCCCAGGGCATTCAGGACCTCCCGGCTCTGGTCCAGACCGGGCCAGAGAAACGGCAGCGCCAGCAACCCCGGCAACAGCGCCAGTGACCAGACAACGACGCGACTGGATACCATCGGACGACGCACGAAAATGCCCTCCTGAGCGTTAAAAACGGCGCATTAACCGCGTCGGCAATCCCGGGTTATGCCGGTCATGCGGCTAGACGGTGAGAATGGACCGGTACTCGGCCACGTCCACGTCGTAATTACCGTGATCCTGTAAGTACAGGCGAAGGCAGTCGGCCGCTTCCGGTTCGCCGTGAATCAGTTGGATCGGCGTTCTCGCCCTGAGCCCGGAGTCCTTGAGCCACTGCCCGAGCTCCCGGAAATCCGCGTGGCCGGACAATCCGTCCAGAACCTCCAATTGCGCTTTGCGTGGAATATAGGCACCGTGAATTTTCACCGTTTCGCCCCCCGCAACCAGGTGCGCTCCCCGTGTACCGCCGGCCTGGTGCCCGCTCAAGAGCAGGGTATTGCGGTGATTCGGGAGCAGCCGCTTCATGTGATGCAGGATACGTCCGCCACTCATCATGCCGCTGCCCGCAATGATGATGTGCGGGTAATTCAGGTCGGCCAACGCTTTGGACTCGTCCACGCTGTGAGTATAAGTGACCAGTTCGGCCATGCGGGTGCATTCCGCATCGGTCAGCCGGTGCTGGTCAGCGTACTGGTGGTAAATGCCGGACACATTGATGGCCATCGGGCTGTCGAGGAACACCGGCAGAGTGGGAATCCGTCGCGCATCCATGAGCTTCGCCAGCATATGCTGCAGCAACTGTGCCCGGCCCACGGCAAAGCTGGGAATCATCAGCACCCCGCCGCGATTGACCGTACTGGTGACGATGTCCGCCAGTTGTTGCCAGGGGTCGCTGTCCGGGTGCGGACGATCCCCGTAGGTGGATTCAAGCAGCAGCAGATCCAGCGCCGGCAGGGTTTTCGGGGGGTACATGAGAATATCCTGCGGTCTCCCTACGTCGCCGGAAAACCCGATCCGCTTGCCTTCCGTTTCCACAATGATACTGGCCGCTCCGAGAATGTGCCCCGCGGGTTGGAAGGTGACCGACAGATCCCCTACCTGCAGCGGCTGATTGAAAGGCACCGGTTCAAAGAGTTTCAGGCTGTCCTCCGCAGTACGCTGGTCGTACAGCGGCTCGGGGCGCTCATGTCGGCTCAGTTTATGTCGGGAAAAAAACCGGGCATCCTCCTCCTGGATATGGCCACTGTCAGGCAACAGAATGCCGCATAGCGCCCGGGTGGCCGCATGAGTATAGACGGGCCCGCGATACCCCTGCTGGTACAGCCGCGGGATATAGCCGGAGTGATCCAGGTGGGCGTGGGTCAACAGCACCGCGTCCAGCGTATTCAGATCGATCGGCAGGCTTTGCCAGTTGCGCCTGCGCAACCATTTGTAGCCCTGGAACAGGCCACAATCAATCAGTACCTTCGTGCGGCCACTCTCCAACAGGAACTTGGAGCCTGTCACCGTTTCCGTGCCGCCTAAAAAGACAATCTTCACACGCACCCCCGAACCCTGTCGTCCTGCCTTTCAGCATAGACACAGACCATTACTGGCGTATTGACCTGCATCAATGGCCCCCCTAAAACTGAGAATCGCGTCCAAAGCTTGCGCCCGGCGAGCAACTTGCTTACATTATAGTCCTGACAACAATTAGTGATTTACGCGCCACCCTTTCAGGGACTTCCAGGCAACACTCAGGCCGAGTGCCTCGGTGCCGAGCGCACAAGATCAATAACAATCGCCTTGCAGCAACGACTCCCCCGGACCGATTGCCGCAGTTCACTCACTCTAAACTCGGTTCCAGATCATGAGTAACAGCATGAACAGACGAGAGATCCTACGTTATACCGCCTGGCTGACGGGCACGGCCGTGGCCGCGCCTCTGGCCAGCGCCGTACTCAGTGGCTGCTCAGACGCACCCTCCGACGCCGCCCCTGCGACTCAGCCAAGAGATGGCCAGGTACTACACTTCTTCAGCCCAGAGGCGTTCGACCTGGTGAGCCAGGTGGCGGATACCCTGCTGCCCCGCACCGACAGCCCCTCCGCCAGTGATGTTGGGGTTCCGCAAACGCTCGACACCATGCTCGGTGTTGTCCTTGAGCAAAGCTATGTCGAACAGTTTCAGCGCCTGTGGACCGATCTTGAGCGCGCCCTGAGGCGCGAACAGTTTGCGGAACAGGGTCGTGATGCACGCGAAGCGCTGCTCAGCGAACTGGAAACCACCGATGAGCCGACTCGAGCAAACGCTCGGGAAGCCATGGTAATGCTGAAGCAACAGGTCGTCATTTATTACCTCACCACCGAAACCATCGGTGAGCAGTACCTGAACTACCTCCCCATCCCCGGTGAATACAAACCCTGTATCCCGGTGAGCGATGTTGATAACAGAAAGTGGGCGATTTGATCATGGCGAATAGCGAATTCGATGCAATTGTGATTGGCTCCGGCATCAGCGGCGGCTATGCCGCCATGGAGCTGTGCAAAAAAGGCTACAAAACCCTGGTCCTTGAGCGGGGCCGGGATGTGCAACACGGCGAATACCCCACCGCCCACGACGATGTGTGGGACCTGCCCCACCGCGACAAGGTGCCCCGGGACGAAATTGCCGAGCACTACCCCAAACAGAACCGTCTCAACTGGTGGGTCACCCAGGCCAACAAGCACTGGATCAACAAAGACGACGAATACCCTTACCAGGAAGACCAGCGTTTTGACTGGATTCGCGGGCATCACGTCGGGGGCCGCTCGATCATGTGGGGCCGTCACTGCTATCGCTGGAGCGACATTGACTTTGAGGCCAACAAAAAAGAAGGCATCGCGATCGACTGGCCGATTCGCTACAAGGACATCGAGCCGTGGTATGATTATGTGGAGCCCTTCGTCGGTATTGCCGGTCAGGCCGAAGGCCTGAAGCAGGTACCCGATGGCAAATTCCTCAAACCCTTCCCGCTCAACTGCGCCGAGCAGCACCTGCGCGAAACCGTCGCCCAGAAATATCCGTTCCGGGTGGTGACTCCGGGCCGGGTGGCGAACCTGTCCGAGTACAACCCGGACGTTCACCTCGGCAAGCGCGGCCAGTGTATGTCCCGTGATCGCTGCTGGCGCGGCTGCCCCTTCGGCGCCTACTTCAGCAGCCAGTCCGCCACCCTGCCGGTGGCCGAAGCGACCGGCAACCTGACCATTCGCCCGCACAGTATCGTCAAGGAAATTGTGTACGATGCCGACTCCGGGCGCGCCACCGGCGTGCGTCTGATTGATGCCCAGAGCAAAGAAGAGCTGGAAATTTCCGCACGGATCATTTTCTGCAACGCCAGCACCGTGGGCACCACCGCCATTCTGCTCAACAGCCGCTCCGACGCCTTCCCCAATGGTCTGGGCAACCGCAGTGGCGAGCTGGGCCACAACATCATGGATCACCACTACGGCATGGGCGCCGCCGGCGTTCTGCCCGCACTGGAAAACGAATACTACTCCGGTCGCAAACCCGGCGGTTTCTACATTCCGCGTTTTACCAACCTGGATGAAGAAACCCGGCGGGAAGATTATGTGCGCGGTTTCAGTTATCAGGGCTCGGCACAACGGGCTGAAAATATTCCGGTGGGCGCGGTCGGCTCATCGCTGAAAGAGGCGGTGTTCAAACCCGGCACCTGGACCATCCGCATGACCTGTTTCGGCGAGATGTTGCCCTACCATGAAAACCGGATGTACCTGGATCACAGCAAGACCGATCAGTACGGTATGCCGCTGATCACCTTTGATGCCCAACTGCGGGACAATGAAATGAAACTGCGCCAGGACGGCGTGAAAAGCGCGGTGCAAATGCTGGAAGCGGCGGGCTGTACCGATATCACCTGGTACAACAGCGCCACCGCGCCCGGCGCCTGCATTCATGAAATGGGCACCGCGCGTATGGGCCACGACCCGGAGACCAGCGTGCTCAACAAGTGGAACCAGATGCACGATGTCCCCAATGTGTTTGTGACCGACGGTTCCTGCATGACCAGCTCCGGCACTCAGAACCCGAGCATCACTTACATGGCACTGACCGCCCGGGCCGTGGACTACGCTCACAAACAGATTCAGGCCGGCGAGCTGTAAGCGCGCCCGGTTTTCTGGCACACACCCACTCTGGGCAACCGGCTAGGTTGCCCAATTTTTCAGAGGTCAAACACGATGACATCTTTACGGCTTACCCTGTCCTTGATCACCCTGGCGACCGGCCTCAGTGCGCCGGCACTGGCCGAGTCCGGGCGAGTGTTCGAACTGCGCACCTACACCACCCATGAGGGCAAACTGCCCGAGCTGCATGCCCGCTTCGAAAACCATACCCGCTGGCTGTTTGAAAAACACGGCATGATGAACCTCGCCTACTGGACCCCCACTGATGAGTCGCTAGCCGATAACACGCTGACCTATATCCTGGTCCATGAAAGTCGTGAGGCCGCCAAA is a window of Marinimicrobium sp. C6131 DNA encoding:
- a CDS encoding ferredoxin reductase family protein; amino-acid sequence: MRRPMVSSRVVVWSLALLPGLLALPFLWPGLDQSREVLNALGRVTGIWGLSMLLMAAALCCRVPGFDRPFGGLTKLWQLHHRLGAIAFLLLLAHPLLLAFAAAGTSLDAAIGTLFSTQPASVWGWVALLALMAFMAPSFGFFGEPEYQRWKWLHRLSGVTVILALLHTGLLSRTLPGWLAWGVWTTLALLALSALSYRWLYARWRGRSPYRVTRVAHPARDVVELTLAPERQRLCYRAGQFVYLTPDRVGQAGHREEHPYTLSSAPDEPDLRVAIKDLGDASHAMLSIPEGTRLWVEGPYGDFFPDAPSRPELWIAGGIGVTPFLGRVREAVRAGRPLQVHLIDCVQDETRFLFADELKAAFEHWPDSRLTVHYFYREGPLNRAFIERVCPDVAERAVYVCGPLPLLERARSALDSSGVPARRIVTEEFVLL
- a CDS encoding NIPSNAP family protein translates to MTSLRLTLSLITLATGLSAPALAESGRVFELRTYTTHEGKLPELHARFENHTRWLFEKHGMMNLAYWTPTDESLADNTLTYILVHESREAAKKSWQAFSNDPQWQAVYQKSRENGPLVKHIESTFMKPTEYSRIR
- a CDS encoding gluconate 2-dehydrogenase subunit 3 family protein, whose translation is MNRREILRYTAWLTGTAVAAPLASAVLSGCSDAPSDAAPATQPRDGQVLHFFSPEAFDLVSQVADTLLPRTDSPSASDVGVPQTLDTMLGVVLEQSYVEQFQRLWTDLERALRREQFAEQGRDAREALLSELETTDEPTRANAREAMVMLKQQVVIYYLTTETIGEQYLNYLPIPGEYKPCIPVSDVDNRKWAI
- a CDS encoding GMC oxidoreductase translates to MANSEFDAIVIGSGISGGYAAMELCKKGYKTLVLERGRDVQHGEYPTAHDDVWDLPHRDKVPRDEIAEHYPKQNRLNWWVTQANKHWINKDDEYPYQEDQRFDWIRGHHVGGRSIMWGRHCYRWSDIDFEANKKEGIAIDWPIRYKDIEPWYDYVEPFVGIAGQAEGLKQVPDGKFLKPFPLNCAEQHLRETVAQKYPFRVVTPGRVANLSEYNPDVHLGKRGQCMSRDRCWRGCPFGAYFSSQSATLPVAEATGNLTIRPHSIVKEIVYDADSGRATGVRLIDAQSKEELEISARIIFCNASTVGTTAILLNSRSDAFPNGLGNRSGELGHNIMDHHYGMGAAGVLPALENEYYSGRKPGGFYIPRFTNLDEETRREDYVRGFSYQGSAQRAENIPVGAVGSSLKEAVFKPGTWTIRMTCFGEMLPYHENRMYLDHSKTDQYGMPLITFDAQLRDNEMKLRQDGVKSAVQMLEAAGCTDITWYNSATAPGACIHEMGTARMGHDPETSVLNKWNQMHDVPNVFVTDGSCMTSSGTQNPSITYMALTARAVDYAHKQIQAGEL
- a CDS encoding MBL fold metallo-hydrolase, producing the protein MKIVFLGGTETVTGSKFLLESGRTKVLIDCGLFQGYKWLRRRNWQSLPIDLNTLDAVLLTHAHLDHSGYIPRLYQQGYRGPVYTHAATRALCGILLPDSGHIQEEDARFFSRHKLSRHERPEPLYDQRTAEDSLKLFEPVPFNQPLQVGDLSVTFQPAGHILGAASIIVETEGKRIGFSGDVGRPQDILMYPPKTLPALDLLLLESTYGDRPHPDSDPWQQLADIVTSTVNRGGVLMIPSFAVGRAQLLQHMLAKLMDARRIPTLPVFLDSPMAINVSGIYHQYADQHRLTDAECTRMAELVTYTHSVDESKALADLNYPHIIIAGSGMMSGGRILHHMKRLLPNHRNTLLLSGHQAGGTRGAHLVAGGETVKIHGAYIPRKAQLEVLDGLSGHADFRELGQWLKDSGLRARTPIQLIHGEPEAADCLRLYLQDHGNYDVDVAEYRSILTV